A genome region from Pseudodesulfovibrio alkaliphilus includes the following:
- a CDS encoding glycosyltransferase family 4 protein — protein sequence MRVLMFGWEFPPYISGGLGTACLGLSKGLAGLGTDIVFVLPKLESGESGGHLTLLGANRVRARIGVSEILALRERVKVLEVLSPLRPYLTEKEYKSLIERDEFVSARDILGEIENDFAGGYGENLMAEIVRYSVVAAHLAASERFDVIHAHDWMTAPAGIEARRVSGKPLVVHAHALEFDRSGDHVNQKVYDIERAGFEAADRIIAVSHYTRDTIVNRYSIDPAKITVVHNAVSKERRFGQMRLAKPLKEKIVLFLGRITFQKGPDYFVEAAAKVLEQNPDVRFVMAGTGDMFPRMVERMAELRMAHRFHFLGFVRGADVERIYAMSDLYVMPSVSEPFGITPLEAMVYNVPAIVSKQSGVAEILDSAVKVDFWDVDRLAAEIVDILGNEERAAKLAAQGAETLKKIKWEIAAEHVLNVYRELAGGAR from the coding sequence ATGCGTGTACTCATGTTCGGGTGGGAATTTCCCCCATATATTTCCGGCGGCCTAGGCACCGCCTGCCTCGGCCTGAGCAAGGGGCTTGCCGGGCTCGGCACGGACATCGTCTTCGTGCTGCCCAAGCTCGAATCCGGCGAATCCGGCGGCCACCTGACCCTGCTGGGCGCCAACCGCGTCCGTGCCAGGATAGGCGTCTCCGAGATCCTGGCCCTGCGCGAGCGGGTCAAGGTGCTCGAAGTGCTCTCGCCATTGCGCCCCTATCTGACCGAAAAGGAATACAAAAGCCTCATCGAGCGCGACGAGTTCGTCTCCGCCCGCGACATTCTGGGGGAGATAGAGAACGACTTTGCGGGCGGCTACGGCGAAAACCTCATGGCCGAGATCGTACGCTACAGCGTGGTGGCCGCGCATCTCGCCGCCTCGGAGCGGTTCGACGTGATCCACGCCCACGACTGGATGACCGCCCCCGCGGGCATCGAGGCCAGACGCGTCTCGGGCAAGCCCCTGGTGGTCCACGCCCACGCCCTGGAGTTCGACCGCAGCGGCGATCACGTCAACCAGAAGGTCTACGACATCGAACGGGCCGGATTCGAGGCCGCGGACAGGATCATCGCCGTGAGCCACTATACCCGGGACACCATCGTCAACCGCTACTCCATCGACCCGGCCAAGATCACCGTGGTCCACAACGCCGTGTCCAAGGAGCGGCGTTTCGGACAGATGCGCCTTGCAAAACCCCTCAAGGAAAAGATCGTCCTCTTCCTTGGGCGCATCACTTTCCAGAAGGGGCCGGATTACTTTGTGGAGGCAGCGGCAAAGGTGCTGGAGCAAAACCCGGACGTGCGCTTTGTCATGGCCGGAACAGGAGACATGTTCCCGCGCATGGTGGAACGCATGGCCGAACTGCGCATGGCCCATCGCTTCCACTTCCTCGGCTTCGTGCGCGGGGCGGATGTGGAACGCATCTACGCCATGAGCGATCTGTATGTCATGCCCAGCGTGTCCGAGCCCTTCGGCATCACCCCGCTCGAGGCCATGGTCTACAACGTGCCCGCCATCGTTTCCAAGCAGTCTGGCGTGGCCGAGATCCTCGACAGCGCCGTCAAGGTGGACTTCTGGGACGTGGACCGCCTGGCCGCCGAGATCGTCGACATCCTCGGCAACGAGGAGCGGGCAGCCAAGCTTGCCGCACAAGGTGCCGAGACCCTCAAGAAGATCAAGTGGGAGATCGCGGCCGAGCATGTCCTCAACGTCTATCGGGAACTCGCCGGAGGTGCGCGATGA
- a CDS encoding YitT family protein, translating to MSNTAKSRLGKGPSFRMEFSYSLWWNALLITLGTLLVAVGMKSLAVPHEFIPGGLFGLASLIFYVTGPLSPGWIYLLLNIPLFIFAWVKVSRRFFWYSAYATVTTTLFYELVTIPIHVENQLYASVACGVIVGFGAGVVLRSLGSNGGLDVIAVYLFQRFNIGIGKVYLVFNAVLFSLSLFRLPLDLIIASLILVFITAVVVDNTLSMFNQRKVVFIISNHADAISRDILNSLRQSATFLRGFGAYSREEKNVLMTVVNNVQLKKLEEITFSHDDNALFIVENTFSVLGSSFSRRKIY from the coding sequence ATGTCCAACACGGCCAAATCACGGCTCGGCAAGGGGCCGTCGTTTCGAATGGAGTTCTCCTACTCTCTGTGGTGGAACGCGCTGCTCATCACCCTGGGCACCCTGCTCGTGGCCGTGGGCATGAAAAGCCTGGCCGTGCCGCACGAGTTCATCCCCGGCGGACTCTTCGGGCTGGCAAGCCTGATCTTCTACGTCACCGGCCCCCTGAGCCCGGGCTGGATATACCTGCTGCTCAACATCCCACTCTTCATCTTTGCCTGGGTCAAGGTCAGCCGCCGCTTTTTCTGGTACAGCGCCTACGCCACCGTGACCACAACCCTGTTCTACGAGCTGGTGACCATCCCCATCCATGTGGAGAACCAGCTCTATGCCAGTGTGGCCTGCGGCGTCATCGTCGGATTCGGCGCGGGCGTGGTCCTGCGCTCGCTTGGTTCCAACGGCGGGCTGGACGTTATCGCGGTCTACCTTTTCCAGCGCTTCAACATCGGCATCGGCAAGGTCTACCTCGTCTTCAACGCGGTTCTGTTCAGCTTGAGCCTGTTCCGGCTGCCGCTCGACCTGATCATCGCCTCCCTCATCCTGGTCTTCATCACCGCCGTGGTGGTGGACAACACCCTGTCCATGTTCAACCAGCGCAAGGTGGTTTTCATCATCTCCAACCACGCCGATGCCATCAGCCGCGACATCCTCAACTCCCTGCGCCAGAGCGCGACCTTTCTGCGCGGCTTCGGAGCATACTCCCGCGAGGAAAAAAACGTGCTCATGACCGTGGTCAACAACGTCCAGCTCAAGAAGCTCGAGGAGATCACCTTCAGCCACGACGACAACGCCCTGTTCATCGTGGAGAATACCTTCTCGGTTCTTGGGTCAAGCTTTTCCCGAAGAAAAATATACTGA
- a CDS encoding glycoside hydrolase family 57 protein, which translates to MISVCLYFQVHQPMRLNQNYSFFDIGVSHDYRDEAANREILRKVADKCYLPANRLMLDLINEFKGAFRISYAITGVAMEQFQEFCPEVLESFRELADTGCVEFIGETHYHSLSFLFSRDEFRRQVRMHERVLREFFGVKPVTFRNTELIYSNALAQEIEKMGYRCVLAEGADHVLGWRSPNYVYQPDGCCKLKALLKNYRLSDDIAFRFSNQAWSEWPVDANRFAEWVHAVAGNGEVLNLFMDYETIGEHQWADTGIFEFFRALPRAVLAHPDFAFETPAEAAARHDPMAQLDVPHFTSWADLERDVTAWLGNPMQDQAAELAYALEDRVLATGDDDLIATWRELLTSDHFYYMCTKWFSDGDVHKYFNPYETPHQAFITYMNVLNDLTLTVDSKLGNK; encoded by the coding sequence ATGATCTCCGTCTGCCTCTACTTCCAGGTGCATCAGCCCATGCGGCTCAACCAGAACTACTCCTTCTTCGACATCGGCGTGAGCCACGACTACCGAGACGAGGCCGCCAACCGGGAAATCCTGCGCAAGGTGGCCGACAAGTGCTACCTGCCCGCCAACCGGCTGATGCTCGACCTGATCAACGAATTCAAGGGAGCGTTCCGCATTTCCTATGCCATAACCGGCGTGGCCATGGAGCAGTTCCAGGAATTCTGCCCCGAGGTGCTCGAATCCTTCCGCGAGCTGGCCGACACGGGCTGCGTGGAGTTCATCGGCGAGACCCACTACCACTCCCTGTCCTTTCTCTTCTCAAGGGATGAATTCAGACGCCAGGTCAGGATGCACGAGCGGGTGCTCAGGGAGTTCTTCGGGGTCAAGCCCGTGACATTCCGCAACACCGAGCTGATCTACAGCAACGCCCTGGCCCAGGAGATAGAAAAGATGGGCTACCGTTGCGTCCTGGCCGAGGGTGCGGACCATGTGCTGGGGTGGCGCTCCCCCAACTACGTCTACCAACCCGACGGGTGCTGCAAGCTCAAGGCACTGCTCAAGAACTACCGCCTCTCGGACGACATTGCCTTCCGCTTTTCCAACCAGGCCTGGAGCGAATGGCCCGTGGATGCGAACAGATTCGCTGAATGGGTTCATGCCGTGGCCGGCAACGGCGAGGTGCTCAACCTGTTCATGGACTACGAGACCATCGGCGAGCACCAGTGGGCGGACACCGGCATCTTCGAATTCTTCCGCGCCCTGCCCAGGGCCGTGCTGGCGCACCCGGATTTCGCCTTCGAGACCCCGGCCGAGGCTGCGGCCAGACACGACCCCATGGCCCAGCTCGACGTGCCTCACTTCACCTCCTGGGCCGATCTGGAGCGCGATGTGACCGCCTGGCTCGGCAACCCCATGCAGGATCAGGCGGCGGAGCTGGCCTACGCCCTGGAGGACAGGGTGCTGGCCACGGGCGACGACGATCTCATCGCCACATGGCGCGAGCTGCTCACCAGCGACCATTTCTACTACATGTGCACCAAATGGTTCTCGGACGGCGACGTGCACAAATACTTCAACCCCTATGAAACGCCGCATCAGGCGTTCATCACCTACATGAACGTACTTAACGACCTGACTTTGACCGTGGACAGCAAACTCGGCAACAAGTGA
- a CDS encoding acyltransferase family protein gives MGLIRLLLAIAVLNSHFTVSGLPMVRGHEAVLAFFAISGFYMALILDTRYASPGRFYLSRFLTIYPPYVLAVAVAVGLLVSFDIHPMTSKAELSRLMSDPAGFLVMTWTTLGILGQELLFCLSHAPEGGLQFIPAARDSIWRNAPLIQGWSLSLEIMFYAMAPLMVRLRSRTLVGLACASLALRLAVPLAGPENVLFFKRFFPLELWTFAGGILAYRLRKRLPATPQLTDYAAFAALVATLLLAGWTPEPAKPYLMPAAVMAAMPFVFRSFGRFWFDRFIGKLSYPFYLFHYSAVAVFEAAAEAPEGWEILLISLSAALMVHTLFEPGLAHLKRRLRGPAPDGLGQDASSATPAR, from the coding sequence ATGGGACTGATCCGCCTGCTGCTCGCCATCGCGGTGCTCAACTCCCACTTCACTGTATCCGGGCTGCCCATGGTCCGGGGACACGAAGCGGTGCTCGCCTTCTTCGCCATCTCGGGCTTCTACATGGCCCTCATCCTGGACACCCGCTACGCCTCGCCCGGACGGTTCTACCTCTCCCGGTTCCTGACCATCTACCCGCCCTATGTCCTGGCCGTGGCCGTGGCCGTCGGTCTGCTCGTGTCCTTTGACATCCACCCCATGACCTCCAAGGCGGAGCTTTCACGGCTGATGTCCGATCCGGCGGGCTTCCTGGTCATGACCTGGACGACGCTGGGCATCCTGGGCCAGGAGCTGCTCTTCTGTCTCTCCCACGCCCCGGAAGGCGGGCTCCAGTTCATTCCGGCGGCACGGGACTCCATCTGGCGAAACGCCCCGCTCATCCAGGGCTGGTCCCTGTCCCTTGAAATCATGTTCTATGCCATGGCGCCGCTCATGGTCCGCCTGCGATCGCGCACCCTGGTCGGCCTGGCCTGCGCAAGCCTGGCCCTGCGGCTGGCCGTGCCGCTGGCCGGACCGGAAAACGTCCTTTTCTTCAAGCGGTTCTTCCCCCTTGAGCTGTGGACCTTTGCGGGAGGCATCCTGGCGTACAGGCTCCGCAAGAGGCTGCCCGCCACGCCGCAATTGACAGACTACGCGGCCTTCGCCGCCCTTGTCGCGACCCTTCTCCTGGCCGGATGGACGCCCGAACCGGCCAAGCCCTATCTCATGCCCGCCGCGGTCATGGCGGCCATGCCCTTCGTCTTCCGCAGCTTTGGCCGATTCTGGTTTGATCGCTTCATCGGCAAACTGAGCTACCCCTTCTACCTCTTCCACTACAGCGCGGTCGCCGTGTTCGAGGCCGCGGCCGAAGCGCCCGAAGGGTGGGAGATCCTCCTGATCTCCCTGTCCGCCGCCCTGATGGTCCACACCCTGTTCGAACCGGGGCTTGCCCACCTCAAACGCCGGCTGCGCGGCCCTGCCCCGGACGGTCTCGGCCAGGACGCATCGTCCGCCACCCCGGCGCGGTAG
- a CDS encoding amylo-alpha-1,6-glucosidase: protein MIRISRDICVNTETATRREWLDTNGIGGYASSTVINCHTRKYHGLLVAALAKPRGRYVLLSKAETSLVSHDREFVLATNKHPGVYHPTGHQFVDCFEQGLFPAVTYRIGDVRIRESVMTLHGENTVLLCYELLEGKVSPVMRVRPLLAYRDIHALTKENMFLQPKCFVKKNGCVIEPYEGMPPLHMGTNRASEFFPGPKWTRNVEYLIERDRGFDYQEDLFCPGMFETRLTRGKPVIFAASTTPLGNLERRRKAETARREALFAASGDRSRSVHWLKYFGDQFLVRNASGFASVIAGYHWFGEWGRDTMIALPGLTFHAGRREFGEEVLAAYAGLERDGLLPNYLDQKSEHLAYNSVDASLWFFWTVQEYLKTGGSRAFVMRHVYPALRSIVAAHLDGRVPLCGLADDGLLYAGNETTQLTWMDAQAYGRPVTPRHGAPVEINALWYNALRFFLELAGGDDALASRAREAAARLEASFIDRFWSAEERCLCDVVNGERRDHAVRPNQIFAVSLPHSLLDVAHMRAVISKVQAHLLTPCGLRTLSPRNPAYSPFYRGDADSRDSAYHQGMVWPWLAGHFGEALLRQAEDKAGAKAFLRTYFKPILREFPDNFGIASVPEIYTGNPPHQPRGCIAQAWSVAEAIRLNKLLRN from the coding sequence ATGATAAGAATTTCCAGGGACATATGCGTCAACACCGAAACGGCGACGCGCCGGGAATGGCTCGATACCAACGGTATCGGCGGGTATGCGTCGAGCACGGTCATCAACTGCCACACGCGCAAGTACCACGGCCTGCTCGTGGCCGCGCTGGCCAAACCGAGGGGTCGTTACGTCCTGCTCTCCAAGGCGGAGACCTCGCTGGTCAGCCACGACCGGGAATTCGTGCTGGCCACCAACAAGCATCCAGGGGTCTACCACCCCACCGGACACCAGTTCGTGGACTGCTTCGAGCAGGGGCTCTTCCCTGCCGTCACCTACCGCATCGGCGACGTACGCATCAGGGAGAGCGTCATGACCCTGCACGGGGAAAACACCGTGCTGCTGTGCTATGAACTCCTAGAGGGCAAGGTCAGCCCGGTTATGCGCGTCCGTCCCCTGCTCGCCTACCGGGACATCCATGCCCTGACAAAAGAGAACATGTTCCTGCAACCCAAGTGCTTTGTGAAAAAGAACGGGTGCGTCATAGAGCCCTACGAGGGCATGCCTCCCCTGCACATGGGTACCAACCGCGCCTCGGAGTTCTTCCCCGGCCCCAAATGGACGCGCAACGTCGAATATCTCATTGAGCGTGACCGAGGCTTCGACTACCAGGAGGACCTCTTCTGCCCCGGCATGTTCGAGACGCGGCTCACGCGGGGCAAGCCGGTCATTTTTGCGGCCTCGACAACTCCCCTGGGAAACCTGGAACGCCGTCGCAAGGCCGAAACCGCCCGGCGCGAGGCGCTTTTCGCCGCGTCCGGGGACCGCTCCAGAAGCGTTCACTGGCTCAAGTATTTCGGAGATCAGTTCCTGGTCCGCAACGCCTCTGGCTTCGCCTCGGTCATTGCGGGCTACCACTGGTTCGGCGAGTGGGGCCGCGACACCATGATCGCCCTGCCCGGGCTGACCTTCCACGCCGGGCGCAGGGAATTCGGCGAAGAGGTGCTGGCCGCCTACGCCGGACTTGAGCGCGACGGGCTGCTGCCCAACTACCTGGACCAGAAATCCGAGCACCTGGCCTACAACTCGGTGGACGCCTCCCTGTGGTTCTTCTGGACCGTGCAGGAATACCTCAAGACCGGAGGCAGCCGGGCCTTTGTGATGCGGCATGTCTATCCTGCCCTGCGGAGCATCGTGGCCGCCCACCTGGACGGCCGGGTGCCCCTGTGCGGCCTGGCCGACGACGGGCTGCTGTATGCCGGCAATGAGACCACCCAGCTCACATGGATGGACGCCCAGGCCTACGGCAGGCCGGTCACGCCGCGCCACGGGGCTCCGGTCGAGATCAACGCCCTGTGGTATAACGCGCTGCGCTTCTTCCTTGAACTGGCTGGCGGCGACGACGCCCTGGCATCCCGAGCCCGCGAGGCCGCAGCCCGGCTTGAAGCGAGCTTCATCGACCGATTCTGGAGCGCCGAGGAGCGCTGCCTCTGCGACGTGGTCAACGGGGAGCGCCGGGACCATGCCGTCCGCCCCAACCAGATATTTGCCGTGTCCCTGCCACACAGCCTGCTTGATGTGGCCCACATGCGCGCAGTCATCAGCAAGGTCCAGGCGCATCTGCTGACCCCCTGCGGTCTGCGCACCCTCTCGCCCCGGAACCCGGCCTACTCGCCCTTTTACCGGGGCGACGCCGACTCGCGGGATTCGGCCTACCACCAGGGCATGGTCTGGCCCTGGCTGGCAGGACACTTCGGCGAGGCCCTGCTGCGACAGGCCGAGGACAAGGCCGGAGCCAAGGCATTCCTGCGCACCTATTTCAAGCCCATCTTGCGCGAGTTTCCCGACAATTTCGGCATCGCCTCGGTGCCCGAAATCTACACGGGCAACCCCCCGCACCAACCCAGGGGCTGCATCGCCCAGGCGTGGAGCGTGGCCGAGGCCATCCGGCTGAACAAGCTGTTGAGGAACTGA